A part of Bosea sp. (in: a-proteobacteria) genomic DNA contains:
- a CDS encoding 30S ribosomal protein S2 yields MAVPEFSMRQLLEAGAHFGHQAHRWNPKMSQYIFGERNKIHIIDLAQSVPMLHRALQAVSDTVARGGRVLFVGTKRQAQDLVADAAKRSAQYYVNSRWLGGMLTNWKTISGSIARLRKLDEMLAVGAQGLTKKERLMLSRERDNLEKALGGIKDMGGTPDMIFVIDTNKEQLAVKEAQRLNIPVAAIVDTNCDPDGITFPVPGNDDAGRAISLYCELVARAALDGIARAQGHSGVDMGASEAPMVEELPIEAATGFELLSAPRGAPDDLTKLTGVGPELEKKLNEGGLFHYWQFAAMTPADETAVDASLKLSGRIGRDGWIAQAAALVDA; encoded by the coding sequence ATGGCTGTTCCTGAATTCTCCATGCGCCAGCTCCTCGAGGCCGGCGCCCACTTCGGCCACCAGGCCCATCGCTGGAACCCCAAGATGTCCCAGTACATCTTCGGCGAGCGCAACAAGATCCACATCATCGACCTCGCGCAGTCCGTGCCCATGCTGCACCGCGCGCTGCAGGCCGTGAGCGACACCGTGGCCCGTGGCGGCCGCGTGCTCTTCGTCGGCACCAAGCGCCAGGCGCAGGACCTCGTGGCCGACGCCGCCAAGCGCTCGGCGCAGTATTATGTGAACTCCCGCTGGCTCGGCGGCATGCTCACCAACTGGAAGACGATTTCGGGCTCCATCGCGCGTCTTCGCAAGCTCGACGAGATGCTCGCCGTCGGCGCGCAGGGCCTCACCAAGAAGGAGCGCCTGATGCTGTCGCGTGAGCGCGACAATCTCGAAAAGGCGCTCGGCGGCATCAAGGACATGGGCGGCACGCCGGACATGATCTTCGTGATCGACACCAACAAGGAGCAGCTCGCCGTGAAGGAGGCCCAGCGCCTCAACATCCCGGTGGCCGCCATCGTCGACACCAATTGCGACCCCGACGGCATCACCTTCCCGGTTCCGGGCAACGACGACGCCGGCCGCGCCATCTCGCTCTATTGCGAGCTGGTCGCCCGCGCCGCGCTGGACGGCATCGCCCGCGCGCAGGGCCATTCGGGCGTCGACATGGGCGCCTCCGAGGCCCCGATGGTCGAGGAGCTGCCGATCGAGGCCGCCACCGGCTTCGAGCTGCTCAGCGCCCCGCGCGGCGCGCCCGACGATCTCACCAAGCTCACGGGCGTCGGCCCCGAGCTGGAGAAGAAGCTCAACGAGGGCGGCCTGTTCCACTACTGGCAGTTCGCCGCGATGACCCCGGCCGACGAGACGGCCGTGGACGCCTCGCTCAAGCTCTCGGGCCGCATCGGCCGCGATGGCTGGATCGCCCAGGCCGCCGCCCTCGTCGACGCCTGA
- a CDS encoding ABC transporter ATP-binding protein, with translation MADAPAPATPALFLSQVDRAYPQSGGMLEILKQADFAIWPGELVALVAPSGTGKSTLLHVAGLLEHPDAGEVYVGGVATAKLDDADRTRLRRTEIGFVYQFHHLLPEFSALENVVMPQLIRGLGKAESEKRAADLLDFLGLGERLRNRPGELSGGEQQRVAIARAVANAPRLLLADEPTGNLDPGTSKHVFRTLTSLVRASGLAAVIATHNLELAAQMDRRVTIKGGQVVTLD, from the coding sequence ATGGCTGACGCTCCTGCACCGGCAACGCCTGCGCTGTTCCTCTCGCAGGTCGACCGCGCCTATCCGCAGAGCGGTGGCATGCTCGAGATCCTGAAGCAGGCGGATTTTGCAATCTGGCCCGGGGAACTGGTGGCGCTTGTCGCGCCTTCCGGCACCGGCAAGTCCACGCTGTTGCATGTCGCGGGTCTGCTCGAGCATCCCGATGCGGGCGAGGTCTATGTCGGCGGCGTTGCGACAGCGAAGCTTGACGACGCCGACCGCACGCGGCTGCGCCGCACCGAGATCGGCTTCGTGTATCAGTTCCATCATCTGTTGCCTGAGTTTTCGGCCCTCGAGAATGTCGTGATGCCCCAGCTCATCCGCGGGCTCGGCAAGGCGGAGTCGGAGAAGCGCGCCGCAGATCTGCTCGACTTCCTCGGCCTGGGTGAGCGGCTGCGCAACCGCCCCGGAGAATTGTCCGGCGGCGAGCAGCAGCGCGTCGCCATAGCCCGCGCCGTCGCCAACGCGCCGCGCCTGCTTCTTGCTGACGAGCCCACCGGCAATCTCGACCCAGGCACCTCCAAGCACGTCTTCCGAACCCTGACCTCTCTGGTGCGCGCCTCGGGCCTCGCCGCCGTGATCGCCACGCACAATCTGGAACTCGCCGCCCAGATGGACCGCCGCGTGACCATAAAGGGCGGCCAGGTCGTCACGCTGGATTGA
- the dnaE gene encoding DNA polymerase III subunit alpha yields MHAIPPEPGFVHLHVHSSYSLLEGAMTIPVLAKLAAADHQPALALTDTNNLFGALEFSEKLAGSGIQPLVGVQLCLDCADVATDSRKPMQPSHPHVVLLAASEKGYENLLALISAAYMLPDLGAPPVVGMARFGAHAEGVICLTGGAGGPVDTALREGRRELAVARLRTLLSAFGDRLYVEVQRPASGGALPTEAALLRLAYGLELPIVATNEPFFAKPQDHEAHDALLAIAAGRLMSDDDRRRVSDGQYFATRAEMARRFADLPEALATTVEVARRCAWRPTVRKPILPRYETGSGRDEPAELREQAEAGLRIRLAAHGPSPGFTVDDYEKRLAFELGVIERMKFPGYFLIVADFIKHAKAQDIPVGPGRGSGAGSLVAYALTITDVDPLRFGLLFERFLNPDRVSMPDFDIDFCQDRREEVIDYVRRRYGAERVAQIITFGTLLARGVMRDVGRVLEMPYGQVDKLTKLVPQAPGKITPLAEAISGEPRLQMAARDEPIVGRMLEIAQKLEGLHRHASTHAAGVVIGDRPLDRLVPLYRDPRTGARVTQYNMKWVEQAGLVKFDFLGLKTLTVLTTAVRLLKQRGIEIRLDALPFDDAKTYEMLARGETVGVFQVESAGMRKALVEMKADRVEDLIALVALYRPGPMDNIPTYCRRKLGLEKPSYLHPKLEPYLAETHGIIVYQEQVMQVAQALSGYSLGEADLLRRAMGKKVKAEMDAQRDRFTRGATERGLSESLASEIFDLLAKFADYGFNKSHAAAYAVVSYQTAYLKANYPVEFMAASMTLDMSNTDKLAEFRRDAERLGIRVEPPSINRSGVAFDVAEGRIFHALAAIRGVGEEAVRSIVACRAEQGPFSDLADFARRLDSRRVNKRTIEALIAAGAFDGLEPDRARAAAAIDGMVALAQRTREAHEGGQDELFGSGGSDSLVIPAHTPWTTSEKLSREHAAVGFFLSGHPLDDYALVLERLRVRRFTEFAATVRLTGASMGRIAASVIDRSERRTRTGNKMGIVQLSDQSGHFEAVLFAEGLQRFRDLLEPGQVVLLMVSATLDGDEVKPRIESVEPLDAAAARQKQDMRIFVRDDKPVAALTERLKAQGDARISVVVIVGQGDEEIEVELPGKRLVNPQIAGALRAVPGVVSVELC; encoded by the coding sequence ATGCACGCGATTCCGCCCGAGCCCGGTTTTGTCCACCTGCACGTTCATTCGAGCTACTCGCTGCTCGAAGGCGCCATGACGATCCCCGTGCTGGCCAAGCTCGCGGCGGCGGACCACCAGCCCGCTCTGGCCCTCACCGACACCAACAACCTGTTTGGCGCGCTCGAGTTTTCCGAGAAGCTGGCCGGCTCCGGCATCCAGCCGCTGGTCGGCGTGCAACTGTGCCTTGATTGCGCGGATGTGGCCACCGACAGCCGCAAGCCCATGCAGCCCTCCCATCCGCATGTCGTGCTGCTGGCCGCGAGCGAAAAGGGGTATGAGAACCTGCTGGCGCTGATCTCCGCCGCCTACATGCTGCCTGATCTCGGCGCGCCGCCTGTCGTCGGCATGGCCCGGTTCGGCGCCCATGCGGAGGGCGTGATCTGCCTCACGGGCGGCGCGGGCGGGCCTGTCGACACGGCCTTGCGCGAGGGCAGGCGGGAACTGGCCGTGGCTCGGTTGCGCACGCTGCTGAGCGCCTTTGGCGACAGGCTTTATGTCGAGGTGCAGCGGCCCGCTTCCGGCGGCGCGCTGCCCACCGAGGCCGCGCTGCTGCGGCTCGCCTATGGGCTGGAGCTGCCCATTGTCGCCACCAACGAGCCCTTCTTCGCCAAGCCGCAGGACCATGAGGCGCATGATGCGCTGCTTGCCATCGCGGCGGGGCGGCTGATGTCCGATGACGACCGCCGGCGCGTCAGCGACGGCCAGTATTTCGCGACCCGGGCCGAGATGGCGCGCCGCTTCGCCGATCTGCCCGAGGCGCTGGCCACCACGGTGGAGGTGGCGCGGCGCTGCGCCTGGCGCCCCACTGTGCGCAAGCCGATCCTGCCGCGCTATGAGACCGGGAGCGGGCGCGACGAGCCGGCCGAGCTGCGCGAGCAGGCGGAGGCCGGATTGCGCATCCGCCTGGCCGCCCATGGTCCGAGCCCCGGCTTCACGGTGGATGATTACGAGAAGCGGCTCGCCTTCGAGCTGGGCGTCATCGAGCGGATGAAGTTCCCCGGCTACTTCCTCATCGTGGCGGACTTCATCAAGCATGCGAAGGCGCAGGACATTCCGGTCGGCCCCGGCCGCGGCTCGGGCGCGGGCTCGCTGGTGGCCTATGCGCTGACGATCACGGATGTGGACCCGCTGCGCTTCGGGCTGCTTTTCGAGCGCTTCCTCAACCCTGACCGCGTTTCGATGCCGGATTTCGACATCGACTTCTGCCAGGACAGACGCGAGGAGGTGATCGACTATGTGCGCCGTCGCTATGGCGCGGAGCGTGTGGCGCAGATCATCACCTTCGGCACGCTTCTGGCGCGCGGGGTGATGCGCGATGTCGGCCGCGTGCTGGAGATGCCCTACGGCCAGGTGGACAAGCTGACCAAGCTGGTGCCGCAGGCGCCGGGCAAGATCACGCCGCTGGCCGAGGCCATCTCCGGCGAGCCCAGGCTACAGATGGCGGCCAGGGACGAGCCCATCGTGGGCCGCATGCTGGAGATCGCGCAGAAGCTGGAGGGGCTGCACCGCCATGCCTCGACCCATGCCGCCGGCGTGGTGATCGGCGACCGGCCGCTCGACAGGCTGGTGCCGCTTTACCGCGATCCGCGCACGGGCGCGCGCGTCACGCAATACAACATGAAGTGGGTGGAGCAGGCCGGGCTGGTGAAGTTCGACTTCCTCGGCCTCAAGACCCTTACCGTGCTGACCACCGCGGTGCGGCTGCTCAAGCAGCGCGGCATCGAGATCAGGCTCGACGCGCTGCCCTTCGACGACGCGAAGACCTACGAGATGCTGGCGCGCGGCGAGACGGTGGGCGTGTTCCAGGTGGAAAGCGCCGGCATGAGGAAGGCGCTGGTCGAGATGAAGGCCGACCGGGTGGAGGATCTGATCGCGCTGGTGGCGCTTTATCGCCCCGGCCCCATGGACAACATCCCCACCTATTGCCGCCGCAAGCTGGGGCTGGAAAAGCCCAGCTACCTGCACCCCAAGCTTGAGCCCTATCTGGCCGAGACGCATGGCATCATCGTCTATCAGGAGCAGGTGATGCAGGTGGCGCAGGCGCTCTCGGGCTACAGCCTGGGCGAGGCGGACCTGCTGCGCCGCGCCATGGGCAAGAAGGTCAAGGCCGAGATGGACGCCCAGCGCGACCGCTTCACCCGCGGCGCCACCGAGCGCGGCCTGTCCGAGAGCCTGGCCTCGGAGATCTTCGACCTTCTGGCCAAGTTCGCCGATTACGGCTTCAACAAGAGCCACGCGGCGGCCTATGCGGTCGTCTCCTACCAGACGGCCTATCTCAAGGCGAATTACCCGGTCGAGTTCATGGCCGCCTCGATGACGCTGGACATGTCGAACACCGACAAGCTGGCCGAATTCCGCCGCGATGCGGAGCGCCTCGGCATCAGGGTCGAGCCGCCCTCGATCAATCGCTCGGGCGTGGCGTTCGATGTCGCGGAGGGGCGCATCTTCCATGCGCTCGCCGCCATTCGCGGGGTGGGGGAGGAGGCGGTGAGGTCCATCGTGGCCTGCCGCGCGGAGCAGGGGCCTTTTTCCGACCTCGCGGATTTCGCCCGCCGGCTGGACAGCCGCCGCGTCAACAAGCGCACCATCGAGGCGCTGATCGCGGCCGGCGCCTTCGACGGGCTGGAGCCCGACCGCGCCCGCGCCGCCGCCGCCATCGATGGCATGGTGGCGCTGGCGCAGCGCACGCGCGAGGCGCACGAGGGCGGGCAGGATGAGCTGTTCGGCTCAGGCGGGTCGGACAGCCTCGTCATCCCCGCGCACACGCCGTGGACCACCTCCGAGAAGCTGAGCCGCGAGCATGCGGCGGTGGGCTTTTTCCTGTCGGGCCATCCGCTGGATGATTACGCGCTGGTGCTGGAGCGGCTGCGCGTGCGCCGCTTCACCGAGTTCGCCGCCACGGTGCGCCTGACGGGCGCCTCGATGGGGCGCATCGCGGCCTCCGTCATCGACCGCTCGGAGCGCCGCACCAGGACCGGCAACAAGATGGGCATCGTCCAGCTCTCGGATCAGAGCGGCCATTTCGAGGCCGTGCTCTTCGCCGAGGGGCTGCAACGCTTCCGGGATCTGCTGGAGCCGGGGCAGGTGGTGCTGCTCATGGTCTCGGCCACGCTGGATGGCGACGAGGTCAAGCCGCGCATCGAGAGCGTGGAGCCGCTGGACGCCGCCGCCGCCCGCCAGAAGCAGGACATGCGCATCTTCGTGCGCGACGACAAGCCCGTGGCAGCCCTCACCGAGCGGCTGAAGGCCCAGGGCGACGCCCGCATCTCCGTCGTCGTCATCGTCGGCCAGGGCGACGAGGAAATCGAGGTCGAGCTGCCGGGCAAACGCTTGGTCAACCCGCAGATTGCGGGGGCCTTGCGCGCCGTGCCTGGGGTGGTGAGTGTGGAGTTGTGTTGA
- a CDS encoding UMP kinase → MARFKRVLIKLSGEALAAPDGYWLYPPVLNTLAADIAEASRAGIEIALVIGGGNIIRGARVSSAGWIDRATADSMGMLATAMNSIALENAVNAAGCTARTMSAVSMPTICETYARQPALHHMQRGHVVIIAGGTGNPFFTTDTAAVLRAAELKCEAVFKATQVDGVYTADPKKDPNAIRFDRLTHAEAIARDLGVMDTAAFALARDAALTIGVFSVAQPGSISAVLRGEGRATYVVP, encoded by the coding sequence ATGGCTCGGTTCAAGCGGGTGCTGATCAAGCTTTCCGGCGAGGCGCTGGCCGCGCCAGACGGCTACTGGCTCTATCCGCCGGTGCTCAACACGCTGGCCGCCGACATCGCCGAAGCCTCCAGGGCCGGCATCGAGATCGCGCTCGTCATCGGCGGCGGCAACATCATCCGCGGCGCGCGCGTCTCGTCCGCCGGCTGGATCGACCGCGCCACGGCCGATTCCATGGGCATGCTCGCCACCGCCATGAATTCGATCGCGCTCGAGAATGCCGTCAACGCCGCCGGCTGCACCGCGCGCACCATGTCCGCCGTATCCATGCCCACCATCTGCGAGACCTATGCCCGCCAGCCCGCGCTGCACCACATGCAGCGCGGCCATGTCGTGATCATCGCGGGCGGCACCGGCAACCCGTTCTTCACCACCGACACCGCCGCCGTGCTGCGCGCCGCCGAGCTGAAATGCGAGGCCGTGTTCAAGGCGACCCAGGTTGACGGCGTCTACACCGCCGACCCGAAGAAGGACCCGAACGCCATCCGCTTCGACCGGCTGACCCATGCCGAGGCCATCGCGAGGGATCTCGGCGTCATGGACACCGCCGCCTTCGCGCTGGCGCGAGACGCCGCGCTCACCATAGGTGTATTCTCCGTCGCGCAGCCAGGCTCCATATCCGCCGTGCTGCGCGGCGAGGGCAGGGCGACCTACGTGGTGCCCTGA
- a CDS encoding lipoprotein-releasing ABC transporter permease subunit — MIDAPADTKPFSRFEWMLASRYLRTRRREGFVSVIAGFSFLGIMLGVATLIIVLSVMNGFRKELLDKIVGVNGHIFLTPIERPLDDYREVAQKLTAIRGVTHAIPMVEGQALASSQYGNSGVLIRGMRESDIKTIGFIARKLKQGTLEGFDGANGVAIGQRLAETLSIRAGDSLTIISPRGAATPFGTAPRIKAYPVVAVFEIGMSEFDGTFVFMPLGEAQAYFNRDDDVNVIEVFIENADRTQQVRDAIEANAPRPLVLTDWRQRNRTFFSALEVERNVMFLILMLIVLVAALNIVSGLIMLVKDKSSDIAILRTMGATSGSILRVFLITGASIGVVGTLAGFALGLFICANIQSIQNFVSRISGTQLWDPTVRFLTEIPAQTNPAEVAAVVAMALVLSLLATLYPAWRAARLDPVEALRYG; from the coding sequence CGTCACGCTACCTGCGCACGCGGCGACGCGAGGGCTTCGTTTCGGTCATCGCGGGCTTTTCCTTTCTCGGCATCATGCTCGGTGTGGCGACGCTGATCATCGTGCTGTCGGTGATGAACGGCTTCCGGAAGGAATTGCTGGACAAGATCGTGGGCGTGAACGGCCACATCTTCCTCACCCCCATAGAGCGCCCGCTCGATGATTATCGCGAGGTCGCCCAGAAGCTGACAGCAATCCGCGGCGTCACCCATGCCATCCCGATGGTCGAGGGGCAGGCCCTGGCCTCCTCGCAATATGGCAACAGCGGCGTGCTGATCCGCGGCATGCGCGAGAGCGACATCAAGACCATCGGCTTCATCGCACGAAAACTGAAGCAGGGCACGCTTGAAGGATTCGATGGCGCGAATGGCGTGGCCATAGGGCAGCGTCTCGCGGAAACACTCTCGATCCGCGCTGGCGACAGCCTCACCATCATCAGCCCGCGTGGGGCGGCCACGCCTTTCGGCACGGCGCCGCGCATCAAGGCCTATCCCGTCGTGGCGGTCTTCGAGATCGGCATGTCCGAGTTCGACGGCACCTTCGTCTTCATGCCGCTGGGCGAGGCGCAGGCCTATTTCAACCGCGACGACGATGTGAATGTCATCGAGGTCTTCATCGAGAACGCCGACCGGACGCAGCAGGTGAGGGACGCGATCGAGGCGAACGCGCCCCGGCCCCTCGTGCTGACCGATTGGCGGCAGCGCAACCGCACCTTCTTCTCCGCGCTTGAGGTGGAGCGGAACGTGATGTTCCTCATCCTGATGCTGATCGTACTTGTGGCCGCGCTCAACATCGTCTCGGGCCTCATCATGCTGGTGAAGGACAAGAGCTCGGACATCGCCATCCTGCGCACCATGGGCGCGACAAGCGGCTCGATCTTGCGGGTCTTCCTCATCACCGGCGCGTCGATAGGCGTGGTCGGGACTTTGGCCGGCTTCGCGCTCGGGCTGTTCATCTGCGCCAACATCCAGTCGATCCAGAATTTCGTGAGCCGCATCAGCGGCACCCAGCTCTGGGACCCCACAGTGCGGTTCCTGACAGAGATCCCTGCCCAGACCAATCCGGCAGAGGTCGCGGCGGTGGTCGCCATGGCGCTTGTGCTGTCTCTGCTGGCCACGCTCTATCCGGCCTGGCGTGCGGCCCGGCTCGATCCCGTCGAGGCCCTTCGCTATGGCTGA
- a CDS encoding elongation factor Ts, whose protein sequence is MSVISAALVKELRDKTDAGMMDCKAALVETGGDMEAAVDWLRKKGLSKAAKKAGRTAAEGLVAVMTEGASGVVVEVNAETDFLAKNEQFQTLARNVAAVALRIGDDVEAVKAAAYPAGGTVQDAIANAIATIGENMALRRARKLSVSSGVVAAYLHNAAAEGMGRIGVLVALESTGKTDELMAMGRQLAMHVAATNPVALDLASVDPEVLAREKAILADKNAGKPANVLEKIVESGMKSYAKEYCLLDQAYIHDTGKSVGQALKDAEGKLGGPVKLTGFARFALGEGIAKEETDFAAEVAAAAGVKA, encoded by the coding sequence ATGTCCGTGATTTCGGCTGCTCTGGTGAAGGAACTGCGCGACAAGACCGACGCAGGCATGATGGACTGCAAGGCCGCCCTGGTGGAGACCGGCGGCGACATGGAGGCCGCAGTCGACTGGCTGCGCAAGAAGGGCCTCTCCAAGGCCGCCAAGAAGGCCGGCCGCACCGCCGCCGAAGGCCTCGTGGCCGTGATGACCGAAGGCGCCTCGGGCGTCGTGGTCGAGGTCAACGCCGAGACCGACTTCCTCGCCAAGAACGAGCAGTTCCAGACGCTGGCGCGCAATGTCGCCGCCGTCGCGCTCAGGATCGGCGATGACGTGGAGGCCGTGAAGGCCGCCGCCTATCCCGCCGGCGGCACCGTGCAGGACGCCATCGCCAACGCCATCGCCACCATCGGCGAGAACATGGCCCTGCGCCGCGCCAGAAAGCTCAGCGTTTCCTCCGGCGTCGTCGCCGCCTACCTGCACAACGCAGCCGCCGAGGGCATGGGCCGCATCGGCGTGCTCGTCGCGCTCGAATCCACCGGCAAGACCGACGAGCTGATGGCCATGGGCCGCCAGCTCGCCATGCATGTCGCCGCCACCAACCCCGTCGCGCTCGACCTCGCCTCGGTCGATCCCGAGGTGCTGGCCCGCGAAAAGGCGATCCTCGCCGACAAGAACGCCGGCAAGCCCGCCAACGTCCTCGAAAAGATCGTCGAATCGGGCATGAAGTCCTACGCCAAGGAATACTGCCTGCTCGATCAGGCCTATATCCACGACACCGGCAAGTCCGTGGGCCAGGCGCTCAAGGACGCTGAAGGCAAGCTCGGCGGGCCTGTGAAGCTCACCGGCTTCGCGCGATTTGCGCTCGGCGAGGGAATCGCCAAAGAAGAGACCGATTTCGCGGCGGAGGTGGCCGCGGCGGCCGGCGTCAAGGCCTGA
- a CDS encoding IS5 family transposase, whose protein sequence is MPWTKAARQRYERTGLRYASDTRDAEYALIEPHLPRTRSLGRPREVDLRDVVDAILYLARGGIPWRQLPTDFPPSSTVQRYFYRWRSDGTLAQINHVLTMQAREREGRQASPTAGVIDSQSVKTTESGGPCGYDGGKKIKGRKRHIITDTCGFLIGLLVHTADIQDRDGAVPLLASIRKSHPWLRHVFADGGYAGQKLKGALKLIGQWKIEIVKRSDQAKGFHVLPRRWVVERTFAWLNRDRRLAKDFEATIASAQAWIMVASIRLLVRRLASP, encoded by the coding sequence ATGCCATGGACCAAGGCCGCCCGGCAGAGATATGAGCGCACGGGCTTGCGATATGCAAGCGATACGCGCGATGCTGAATACGCTCTGATCGAACCCCATCTGCCTCGGACACGTTCTTTGGGGCGCCCCCGCGAGGTGGACCTGCGCGATGTGGTCGATGCCATCCTCTATCTGGCGCGGGGCGGCATCCCATGGCGGCAGCTGCCGACAGATTTTCCGCCGAGTTCGACAGTGCAACGTTACTTCTACCGCTGGCGCTCCGACGGCACGCTGGCCCAGATCAACCACGTCCTGACCATGCAGGCGCGCGAGCGTGAAGGCCGGCAAGCCAGCCCAACTGCGGGCGTGATTGACTCCCAGAGCGTCAAAACCACTGAAAGTGGCGGTCCATGCGGCTATGACGGCGGCAAGAAGATCAAGGGCCGCAAGCGCCATATCATCACCGACACCTGTGGCTTCCTGATCGGGTTGCTGGTCCATACCGCCGATATCCAGGATCGCGATGGGGCCGTGCCGTTGCTGGCCTCCATCCGCAAGAGCCATCCCTGGCTGCGCCATGTCTTCGCCGATGGCGGTTATGCGGGCCAGAAGCTCAAGGGCGCGCTCAAGCTCATCGGCCAGTGGAAAATCGAGATCGTCAAGCGCTCCGATCAGGCCAAAGGCTTCCACGTTCTGCCCAGACGATGGGTGGTCGAGCGCACCTTCGCATGGCTCAATCGTGACAGGCGGCTCGCCAAGGACTTCGAGGCCACAATCGCAAGCGCACAGGCATGGATCATGGTCGCTAGCATCAGGCTCCTCGTCCGACGCCTCGCAAGCCCATGA
- a CDS encoding IS5 family transposase has product MWTHENRGRMAKIAKKTKRYPCDLTDEEWARIAPLMPKPGRMGRPRETDFREVINAVRYLVRSGCGWRMLPHHFGHWRTVYGWFRELARRFLFQTIHDVELMLDRERVGREASPTAAVIDSQSVKAPQAKTRGYDANKKIRGRKRHIAVDTDGRLLMVNLTTADISDSAGAQAILDAIRKRWPWVKHLFADAAYDRLTLMDKAAYLNFVIEIIRRSEQQKGFHVLPRRWVVERTFGWMMRWRRLVRDYEKRIDVSTAMIHVAMGGLLIRRNAHP; this is encoded by the coding sequence ATGTGGACACATGAGAACCGGGGCCGGATGGCCAAGATCGCCAAGAAGACGAAGCGCTATCCCTGCGACCTGACGGACGAGGAGTGGGCCCGGATCGCGCCCTTGATGCCCAAACCCGGACGGATGGGGCGGCCTCGGGAGACGGACTTCCGCGAGGTGATCAACGCCGTGCGCTATCTGGTGCGCTCGGGCTGCGGCTGGCGGATGCTGCCTCATCATTTCGGCCATTGGCGAACGGTTTACGGCTGGTTCCGCGAACTGGCGCGGCGCTTCCTGTTCCAGACCATCCACGATGTCGAGCTGATGCTCGACCGGGAGCGGGTTGGTCGCGAGGCAAGCCCCACGGCGGCGGTGATCGACAGCCAGTCGGTCAAGGCTCCGCAAGCCAAAACAAGGGGTTACGACGCCAACAAGAAGATACGCGGCCGCAAGCGACATATCGCGGTCGATACCGACGGACGGCTCTTGATGGTCAATCTGACGACCGCCGACATCTCCGACAGCGCCGGTGCGCAAGCCATCCTCGATGCCATCCGCAAGCGCTGGCCCTGGGTGAAGCATCTCTTCGCCGACGCCGCCTACGACCGCCTGACCTTGATGGACAAGGCCGCCTATCTCAACTTCGTCATCGAGATCATCCGGCGCTCCGAGCAGCAGAAGGGCTTCCATGTTCTGCCCCGGCGCTGGGTCGTCGAGCGGACCTTCGGATGGATGATGCGCTGGCGCCGCCTCGTCCGCGACTATGAAAAACGCATCGACGTCTCAACCGCCATGATCCACGTCGCCATGGGCGGCCTTCTTATCCGAAGAAACGCTCATCCCTGA
- a CDS encoding IS5 family transposase has translation MWTHENRGRMAKIAKKTKRYPCDLTDEEWARIAPLMPKPGRTGRPRETDFREVINAVRYLVRSGCGWRMLPHHFGHWRTVYGWFRELARRFLFQTIHDVELMLDRERVGREASPTAAVIDSQSVKAPQAKTRGYDANKKIRGRKRHIAVDTDGRLLMVNLTTADISDSAGAQAILDAIRKRWPWVKHLFADAAYDRLTLMDKAAYLNFVIEIIRRSEQQKGFHVLPRRWVVERTFGWMMRWRRLVRDYEKRIDVSTAMIHVAMGGLLIRRNAHP, from the coding sequence ATGTGGACACATGAGAACCGGGGCCGGATGGCCAAGATCGCCAAGAAGACGAAGCGCTATCCCTGCGACCTGACGGACGAGGAGTGGGCCCGGATCGCGCCCTTGATGCCCAAACCCGGACGGACGGGACGGCCTCGGGAGACGGACTTCCGCGAGGTGATCAACGCCGTGCGCTATCTGGTGCGCTCGGGCTGCGGCTGGCGGATGCTGCCTCATCATTTCGGCCATTGGCGAACGGTTTACGGCTGGTTCCGCGAACTGGCGCGGCGCTTCCTGTTCCAGACCATCCACGATGTCGAGCTGATGCTCGACCGGGAGCGGGTTGGTCGCGAGGCAAGCCCCACGGCGGCGGTGATCGACAGCCAGTCGGTCAAGGCTCCGCAAGCCAAAACAAGGGGTTACGACGCCAACAAGAAGATACGCGGCCGCAAGCGACATATCGCGGTCGATACCGACGGACGGCTCTTGATGGTCAATCTGACGACCGCCGACATCTCCGACAGCGCCGGTGCGCAAGCCATCCTCGATGCCATCCGCAAGCGCTGGCCCTGGGTGAAGCATCTCTTCGCCGACGCCGCCTACGACCGCCTGACCTTGATGGACAAGGCCGCCTATCTCAACTTCGTCATCGAGATCATCCGGCGCTCCGAGCAGCAGAAGGGCTTCCATGTTCTGCCCCGGCGCTGGGTCGTCGAGCGGACCTTCGGATGGATGATGCGCTGGCGCCGCCTCGTCCGCGACTATGAAAAACGCATCGACGTCTCAACCGCCATGATCCACGTCGCCATGGGCGGCCTTCTTATCCGAAGAAACGCTCATCCCTGA